A window of Micromonospora eburnea genomic DNA:
CCGGGCTCTCCGACGGCACGCTGCGCGTCCTGGCGTTGACCCTGCTGCCGTACCTGCCCGCCGACGCGGTGCCGGCGTTAATCGTCACCGAGGAACCTGAGAACGGCATCCACCCGCGCGCGATCGAGACCGTGATGCAGTCACTGAGTTCGCTCTACGAGGCACAGGTATGGGTCTCCACCCACTCACCGATCGCCCTGGCCCACACCGACCTCGCCGATGTCCTCGTCGCCCGTCTCAACACCGACGACGGGGTCAGCGTGGTACGCGGCAACCGGCACCCACGCTTGGTCGACTGGCGCGGGTCGTTGGACGTGGGCAGCCTCTTCGCCGCCGGGGTGCTGGCATGAAGCGGGACGTCGTCTTCCTCGTCGCCGACGCCGCCATGGATCAGATGCTGCGAGGCTTTCTCGGGCGGCCACAATTCCACCGCAGTATCGGTTGCAACCCCTTCCGCTTCGATGCGCGGGAAGACCTCATCGTCGCCCCGTTCCGTGACCCCGACGTCTACGGTCGAGCGGCCGAACTGCTCCAACCGTACGAACGGTCGCACCGGCACGCGGTCGCCATGCTCGATCTAGCCTGGGAGGGGAGCCCCACTCCCGAGCAGATCCGGGAGCACATCGGGGCGAAACTGAAAGCCGCCTGGTCCCACTCCGCGGTGATCGTCATCGAGCCGGAGCTGGAAGCCTGGGTGTGGCAGGAGAATCCACACGTCGCCGAGGCATTCAAGTGCGGCACCGACTTCCGCGACGTGCTACGGCGCAGCGGTCACTGGCCGGACGGTGCCAGCAAGCCGCCTGACCCCAAGGCCGCGCTGGAGTTCCTCCGCCGGAACCACCGGGCCGACCGATCCAACGCCGCCTTCGGCCGCCTGGCCCAGAAGATCTCCGTACGGCACTGCGAGGATCGCGCATTCTGTCAACTTCGCGACACTCTACGCGAATGGTTTAAGGAAGCTTCTTGAAGCTCGTCAATGCTGACAACCCGGTCCGTTCATCCTGGCTCGCCGAGCAGGGCTTCCGCCTCGATCCCTCGCCCTTCCTCTCCGGCGCCTACGAGGCCAAGAAACTCCTCGAACGCCTACCGCACACTCAACCACTGAGCCAGGTGGCCCAACCGGACGGCATCTTTCACCCGGGGCGGTTCTCCCGGCGCTGGGTCACCGACCCCGAGCACGGCATTCCATTCTTTTCCAGCACCGACATCCTGGAAGCCGACTTCAGCTATCTGCCCCTGATCGCCAAATCAGCTGCCGAGGAGAACCCTCGACTCAGAATACAACCCGGCTGGATCTTGATCACCCGCTCCGGCACGGTCGGGCGCATCG
This region includes:
- the mads4 gene encoding methylation-associated defense system protein MAD4, translated to MKRDVVFLVADAAMDQMLRGFLGRPQFHRSIGCNPFRFDAREDLIVAPFRDPDVYGRAAELLQPYERSHRHAVAMLDLAWEGSPTPEQIREHIGAKLKAAWSHSAVIVIEPELEAWVWQENPHVAEAFKCGTDFRDVLRRSGHWPDGASKPPDPKAALEFLRRNHRADRSNAAFGRLAQKISVRHCEDRAFCQLRDTLREWFKEAS